A genome region from Panicum virgatum strain AP13 chromosome 4K, P.virgatum_v5, whole genome shotgun sequence includes the following:
- the LOC120703354 gene encoding uncharacterized protein LOC120703354 isoform X1, giving the protein MANGKQPELVIALPSIAPTPKRGTDRSEDSSTHEGSTGELGMATGSTRQESIHGSSTTNLLVRSPEYKAAVDFELLWRLRKYLVLLGTLAVSVTYNAGLTPPGGFWTQKKDGHDAGDPILRARFFLRHEVFFYCNATAFAASLVLIILLLSKHVTRQKLWLRSMQFTMILDLFSLMGAYAAGSCRAVKSSIYIWVLVLAVFVYIVIHILLYIRVVPKWLKNRVQSALRQILRKWGVHEDQRSIPQIEDVEEARKFMLMLVTFCATITYQAGLSPPGGFWAENEENQDPATSMLRSKNLARYNFFVSCNSTSFVASLVTIILLLSPELSRHGIRSRAVSVCVVADLLGLMGAYAAGSCRTVVQSFFVVFIAILVWIFIALLAGSFVIKPVADCLRNIKVSCMYRVGRVFSLEYGRNRSTNTMEENSVSSHQQTAVRVTDSAEQVSALEPEHQSAYHQQVPNVKEGEPPRELQSTGDEQEQTATTEEVVSGTGHTLANDQQSKNADILYNQEGQSAYQSVAKVASSKAENLQFADMKKQFSSIDDLKTSNIVGMSPDHKSIDTQKIANMMGQSSSIDVQEPTVMPVEEFSKHITLSRDHSGATNNLTTEKESSDVPMKTNEIEIVRTNEDIRPNENGYTDNYEGAPRQADSKQNARGNVTDKHLKKSRTYLLLLAILAISLTYQSGLNPPGGFWSKQENNNLTGGFITKDTLHRSYHLPGDPILEDNNHQRYIAFFYLNAIAFVASVVMIIMLLNRRMSDKVMKRYALQTAMIVDLLSLTGSYLTGSCRKMKNSIYILLLLCLVFAYVLIHVLIAIHVIPKGWKQLVSEKLEHLSCKHLWPRIEPGHNQGGEGNEKNWERRRKLLLMLAVLSATITYQAGMSPPGGVWSDNKGVSGKPGYPILQDNNLKRYDVFYYSNSVSFVSSVAITILLVNRQSCEHGIKFYALQVCSVVGLVALLIAYASGTCRKAKQSIYLIIIAVAVLLSVVIQVFLLSSTHSTLGGPFGRCMKCLLEWFFGATEAVQESNSNKQESSDHRAKKARKRHKYLLLLAIVAASITYQAGLSPPGGFWSDDDGIHTRSNPVLNPHADFWWYNKSHMAAGNPVLLDIHPRRYKTFFWLNSISFMASIVVILYLLNTSIWKMDVPLEVLHLIMILDLLALVTAFAAGSCRKFRTSFYVYGLVLAVVIYLVIVVLLSKSIADFLKPGDTSGSSSQRHTKPGDTSGSSSQRHTNGASGTEPLIIEQEV; this is encoded by the exons ATGGCAAATGGCAAGCAGCCCGAGCTTGTCATTGCTCTGCCCAGCATAGCTCCTACTCCGAAACGAGGCACTGATCGCAGTGAAGACAGCAGCACCCATGAAGGCAGTACAGGGGAGCTTGGAATGGCCACGGGCAGCACCAGGCAAGAATCCATCCATGGTTCGTCCACCACAAATTTGTTAGTGCGTAGCCCTGAATACAAAGCAGCTGTTGATTTTGAGCTGTTGTGGAGACTGCGGAAGTATCTGGTGCTCCTTGGAACCTTAGCTGTTAGTGTGACATACAATGCTGGGTTAACGCCACCAGGGGGATTCTGGACACAGAAGAAGGACGGGCATGATGCCGGTGACCCTATCCTTCGCGCTAGGTTCTTCCTGCGGCATGAGGTATTTTTTTACTGCAATGCAACAGCATTTGCTGCATCTCTTGTGTTAATCATCTTGCTTCTTAGTAAGCATGTGACCAGGCAGAAGTTGTGGCTCCGTTCAATGCAATTCACTATGATACTAGACCTATTCAGCTTGATGGGGGCCTATGCTGCTGGAAGCTGCAGAGCAGTAAAGTCATCCATTTACATCTGGGTTCTGGTCCTTGCTGTTTTCGTATATATTGTGATTCATATACTCTTATACATAAGAGTTGTTCCAAAATGGCTGAAAAATAGGGTGCAATCTGCACTGCGCCAGATTCTACGCAAGTGGGGTGTCCATGAGGACCAAAGGAGCATCCCTCAAATCGAAGATGTTGAGGAGGCTCGCAAGTTCATGTTGATGCTTGTGACTTTTTGTGCAACTATCACATACCAGGCAGGGTTGAGTCCGCCGGGTGGTTTTTGGGCTGAAAATGAGGAAAATCAGGATCCAGCTACTTCGATGCTTCGCAGCAAAAACCTTGCTCGTTACAATTTTTTTGTTAGTTGCAACTCAACTTCCTTTGTTGCTTCTCTGGTCACCATCATACTGCTTCTGAGCCCAGAATTGAGCAGGCATGGCATAAGGTCCAGAGCAGTGAGTGTCTGTGTTGTAGCTGACCTATTGGGCCTGATGGGAGCATATGCTGCAGGAAGCTGTAGAACTGTGGTACAATCTTTCTTTGTTGTTTTCATTGCTATATTGGTGTGGATCTTCATTGCACTTCTGGCTGGGTCTTTTGTTATCAAACCTGTTGCAGACTGTCTTAGAAACATCAAAGTGAGCTGCATGTATAGAGTTGGCCGGGTCTTTTCACTGGAATATGGTAGGAATAGATCAACAAATACAATGGAGGAGAATTCAGTTTCAAGTCATCAGCAAACTGCAGTGCGTGTAACAGATTCAGCAGAACAAGTTAGTGCTCTTGAACCAGAACATCAGTCTGCATACCATCAGCAAGTTCCAAATGTCAAAGAAGGTGAGCCCCCCAGAGAGCTTCAATCTACTGGTGATGAACAAGAACAAACTGCAACTACTGAAGAGGTTGTGTCTGGCACTGGGCATACATTGGCGAATGACCAACAATCCAAAAATGCAGATATCCTGTACAACCAAGAAGGCCAATCTGCATACCAGTCAGTTGCTAAAGTGGCTTCGTCCAAAGCAG AAAACCTTCAATTTGCAGATATGAAGAAACAGTTTTCATCCATAGATGATCTCAAGACTTCAAATATAGTTGGCATGTCCCCTGATCATAAATCTATAGATACCCAGAAAATTGCAAATATGATGGGGCAATCTTCATCTATTGATGTTCAAGAGCCTACAGTCATGCCAGTTGAAGAGTTTTCCAAACACATAACATTGTCCAGGGATCATAGTGGAGCCACCAATAACCTCACTACGGAAAAAGAGTCCTCTGATGTGCCGATGAAAACCAATGAGATAGAAATTGTCAGAACTAATGAAGATATTAGACCAAATGAGAATGGCTACACTGACAACTATGAAGGAGCTCCCAGACAGGCTGACAGTAAACAAAATGCTAGAGGCAATGTAACTGATAAACATCTCAAGAAATCCCGCACATATCTACTACTACTTGCCATTCTTGCAATATCTCTGACATACCAATCTGGTTTGAATCCACCCGGTGGTTTCTGGTCAAAACAAGAGAACAATAATTTAACTGGTGGTTTCATCACTAAGGACACTCTTCATCGGTCATACCATTTACCTGGTGATCCCATCCTTGAGGATAATAACCATCAACGGTATATTGCATTCTTCTATTTAAATGCCATCGCCTTTGTTGCATCTGTTGTCATGATCATTATGCTCCTGAACCGGAGGATGAGTGACAAGGTTATGAAACGATACGCACTGCAGACAGCAATGATAGTGGATCTTCTTTCTCTAACTGGGTCTTATCTTACGGGGAGCTGTAGGAAGATGAAGAATTCCATCTACATCTTGCTGTTGTTATGCCTTGTATTTGCTTATGTTCTCATCCATGTTTTGATAGCAATACATGTAATCCCTAAAGGGTGGAAACAGCTTGTGTCAGAAAAGCTTGAGCACCTGTCCTGCAAGCATTTATGGCCAAGAATTGAGCCTGGACACAACCAGGGAGGTGAAGGTAATGAGAAGAACTGGGAGAGGAGACGTAAGCTACTATTGATGCTTGCTGTTCTATCAGCGACTATCACATACCAAGCTGGCATGAGCCCTCCAGGAGGTGTATGGTCTGATAACAAGGGTGTCAGTGGCAAACCTGGCTATCCAATCCTTCAGGACAACAATTTGAAACGCTATGATGTTTTCTACTACTCAAATTCAGTCTCGTTTGTGTCATCTGTAGCTATCACAATACTACTTGTGAACAGGCAATCCTGTGAGCATGGTATCAAGTTTTATGCGTTGCAAGTATGCTCAGTGGTGGGCTTGGTTGCCCTCTTGATTGCCTATGCTTCAGGAACCTGCAGGAAAGCAAAACAATCTATTTATCTTATCATCATTGCCGTTGCAGTTCTGCTCTCTGTTGTGATTCAAGTGTTTCTGCTCTCTTCGACACATAGTACACTGGGAGGGCCATTTGGCAGATGCATGAAATGTCTACTTGAGTGGTTTTTTGGTGCGACTGAGGCTGTGCAAGAAAGTAATTCTAACAAGCAAGAAAGTTCAGATCATCGTGCAAAAAAGGCTCGGAAGAGGCATAAGTATCTGCTGCTGCTTGCAATTGTCGCAGCTTCTATCACGTACCAAGCTGGCCTAAGCCCACCTGGTGGCTTCTGGTCTGACGATGATGGCATCCATACAAGAAGCAATCCTGTCCTAAACCCCCATGCTGACTTCTGGTGGTATAACAAAAGCCATATGGCAGCTGGCAACCCGGTCCTTCTTGATATTCATCCTCGGCGCTACAAAACATTCTTCTGGTTGAACTCTATCTCTTTCATGGCCTCCATTGTCGTCATCTTGTATCTCTTGAATACATCTATCTGGAAGATGGATGTACCACTTGAAGTACTACACTTGATCATGATATTAGACCTGTTGGCCCTCGTGACAGCTTTTGCTGCTGGAAGCTGCCGGAAATTCAGAACTTCATTCTATGTCTATGGACTAGTTCTCGCTGTTGTAATATACCTTGTGATTGTAGTTTTGCTGTCCAAGAGCATTGCTGACTTTCTAAAGCCAGGGGATACAAGTGGTAGTTCCTCTCAGAGACATACTAAGCCAGGGGATACAAGTGGTAGTTCCTCTCAGAGACATACTAATGGTGCGTCGGGAACAGAACCCCTGATAATTGAACAAGAAGTTTGA
- the LOC120703354 gene encoding uncharacterized protein LOC120703354 isoform X3, which translates to MMPVTLSFALGSSCGMSKHVTRQKLWLRSMQFTMILDLFSLMGAYAAGSCRAVKSSIYIWVLVLAVFVYIVIHILLYIRVVPKWLKNRVQSALRQILRKWGVHEDQRSIPQIEDVEEARKFMLMLVTFCATITYQAGLSPPGGFWAENEENQDPATSMLRSKNLARYNFFVSCNSTSFVASLVTIILLLSPELSRHGIRSRAVSVCVVADLLGLMGAYAAGSCRTVVQSFFVVFIAILVWIFIALLAGSFVIKPVADCLRNIKVSCMYRVGRVFSLEYGRNRSTNTMEENSVSSHQQTAVRVTDSAEQVSALEPEHQSAYHQQVPNVKEGEPPRELQSTGDEQEQTATTEEVVSGTGHTLANDQQSKNADILYNQEGQSAYQSVAKVASSKAGNPSMKCQQATNTNNSMSYPDYQPTENLQFADMKKQFSSIDDLKTSNIVGMSPDHKSIDTQKIANMMGQSSSIDVQEPTVMPVEEFSKHITLSRDHSGATNNLTTEKESSDVPMKTNEIEIVRTNEDIRPNENGYTDNYEGAPRQADSKQNARGNVTDKHLKKSRTYLLLLAILAISLTYQSGLNPPGGFWSKQENNNLTGGFITKDTLHRSYHLPGDPILEDNNHQRYIAFFYLNAIAFVASVVMIIMLLNRRMSDKVMKRYALQTAMIVDLLSLTGSYLTGSCRKMKNSIYILLLLCLVFAYVLIHVLIAIHVIPKGWKQLVSEKLEHLSCKHLWPRIEPGHNQGGEGNEKNWERRRKLLLMLAVLSATITYQAGMSPPGGVWSDNKGVSGKPGYPILQDNNLKRYDVFYYSNSVSFVSSVAITILLVNRQSCEHGIKFYALQVCSVVGLVALLIAYASGTCRKAKQSIYLIIIAVAVLLSVVIQVFLLSSTHSTLGGPFGRCMKCLLEWFFGATEAVQESNSNKQESSDHRAKKARKRHKYLLLLAIVAASITYQAGLSPPGGFWSDDDGIHTRSNPVLNPHADFWWYNKSHMAAGNPVLLDIHPRRYKTFFWLNSISFMASIVVILYLLNTSIWKMDVPLEVLHLIMILDLLALVTAFAAGSCRKFRTSFYVYGLVLAVVIYLVIVVLLSKSIADFLKPGDTSGSSSQRHTKPGDTSGSSSQRHTNGASGTEPLIIEQEV; encoded by the exons ATGATGCCGGTGACCCTATCCTTCGCGCTAGGTTCTTCCTGCGGCATGAG TAAGCATGTGACCAGGCAGAAGTTGTGGCTCCGTTCAATGCAATTCACTATGATACTAGACCTATTCAGCTTGATGGGGGCCTATGCTGCTGGAAGCTGCAGAGCAGTAAAGTCATCCATTTACATCTGGGTTCTGGTCCTTGCTGTTTTCGTATATATTGTGATTCATATACTCTTATACATAAGAGTTGTTCCAAAATGGCTGAAAAATAGGGTGCAATCTGCACTGCGCCAGATTCTACGCAAGTGGGGTGTCCATGAGGACCAAAGGAGCATCCCTCAAATCGAAGATGTTGAGGAGGCTCGCAAGTTCATGTTGATGCTTGTGACTTTTTGTGCAACTATCACATACCAGGCAGGGTTGAGTCCGCCGGGTGGTTTTTGGGCTGAAAATGAGGAAAATCAGGATCCAGCTACTTCGATGCTTCGCAGCAAAAACCTTGCTCGTTACAATTTTTTTGTTAGTTGCAACTCAACTTCCTTTGTTGCTTCTCTGGTCACCATCATACTGCTTCTGAGCCCAGAATTGAGCAGGCATGGCATAAGGTCCAGAGCAGTGAGTGTCTGTGTTGTAGCTGACCTATTGGGCCTGATGGGAGCATATGCTGCAGGAAGCTGTAGAACTGTGGTACAATCTTTCTTTGTTGTTTTCATTGCTATATTGGTGTGGATCTTCATTGCACTTCTGGCTGGGTCTTTTGTTATCAAACCTGTTGCAGACTGTCTTAGAAACATCAAAGTGAGCTGCATGTATAGAGTTGGCCGGGTCTTTTCACTGGAATATGGTAGGAATAGATCAACAAATACAATGGAGGAGAATTCAGTTTCAAGTCATCAGCAAACTGCAGTGCGTGTAACAGATTCAGCAGAACAAGTTAGTGCTCTTGAACCAGAACATCAGTCTGCATACCATCAGCAAGTTCCAAATGTCAAAGAAGGTGAGCCCCCCAGAGAGCTTCAATCTACTGGTGATGAACAAGAACAAACTGCAACTACTGAAGAGGTTGTGTCTGGCACTGGGCATACATTGGCGAATGACCAACAATCCAAAAATGCAGATATCCTGTACAACCAAGAAGGCCAATCTGCATACCAGTCAGTTGCTAAAGTGGCTTCGTCCAAAGCAGGTAATCCGTCAATGAAATGTCAGCAAGCTACAAACACTAATAACAGTATGTCTTATCCTGATTATCAACCTACAGAAAACCTTCAATTTGCAGATATGAAGAAACAGTTTTCATCCATAGATGATCTCAAGACTTCAAATATAGTTGGCATGTCCCCTGATCATAAATCTATAGATACCCAGAAAATTGCAAATATGATGGGGCAATCTTCATCTATTGATGTTCAAGAGCCTACAGTCATGCCAGTTGAAGAGTTTTCCAAACACATAACATTGTCCAGGGATCATAGTGGAGCCACCAATAACCTCACTACGGAAAAAGAGTCCTCTGATGTGCCGATGAAAACCAATGAGATAGAAATTGTCAGAACTAATGAAGATATTAGACCAAATGAGAATGGCTACACTGACAACTATGAAGGAGCTCCCAGACAGGCTGACAGTAAACAAAATGCTAGAGGCAATGTAACTGATAAACATCTCAAGAAATCCCGCACATATCTACTACTACTTGCCATTCTTGCAATATCTCTGACATACCAATCTGGTTTGAATCCACCCGGTGGTTTCTGGTCAAAACAAGAGAACAATAATTTAACTGGTGGTTTCATCACTAAGGACACTCTTCATCGGTCATACCATTTACCTGGTGATCCCATCCTTGAGGATAATAACCATCAACGGTATATTGCATTCTTCTATTTAAATGCCATCGCCTTTGTTGCATCTGTTGTCATGATCATTATGCTCCTGAACCGGAGGATGAGTGACAAGGTTATGAAACGATACGCACTGCAGACAGCAATGATAGTGGATCTTCTTTCTCTAACTGGGTCTTATCTTACGGGGAGCTGTAGGAAGATGAAGAATTCCATCTACATCTTGCTGTTGTTATGCCTTGTATTTGCTTATGTTCTCATCCATGTTTTGATAGCAATACATGTAATCCCTAAAGGGTGGAAACAGCTTGTGTCAGAAAAGCTTGAGCACCTGTCCTGCAAGCATTTATGGCCAAGAATTGAGCCTGGACACAACCAGGGAGGTGAAGGTAATGAGAAGAACTGGGAGAGGAGACGTAAGCTACTATTGATGCTTGCTGTTCTATCAGCGACTATCACATACCAAGCTGGCATGAGCCCTCCAGGAGGTGTATGGTCTGATAACAAGGGTGTCAGTGGCAAACCTGGCTATCCAATCCTTCAGGACAACAATTTGAAACGCTATGATGTTTTCTACTACTCAAATTCAGTCTCGTTTGTGTCATCTGTAGCTATCACAATACTACTTGTGAACAGGCAATCCTGTGAGCATGGTATCAAGTTTTATGCGTTGCAAGTATGCTCAGTGGTGGGCTTGGTTGCCCTCTTGATTGCCTATGCTTCAGGAACCTGCAGGAAAGCAAAACAATCTATTTATCTTATCATCATTGCCGTTGCAGTTCTGCTCTCTGTTGTGATTCAAGTGTTTCTGCTCTCTTCGACACATAGTACACTGGGAGGGCCATTTGGCAGATGCATGAAATGTCTACTTGAGTGGTTTTTTGGTGCGACTGAGGCTGTGCAAGAAAGTAATTCTAACAAGCAAGAAAGTTCAGATCATCGTGCAAAAAAGGCTCGGAAGAGGCATAAGTATCTGCTGCTGCTTGCAATTGTCGCAGCTTCTATCACGTACCAAGCTGGCCTAAGCCCACCTGGTGGCTTCTGGTCTGACGATGATGGCATCCATACAAGAAGCAATCCTGTCCTAAACCCCCATGCTGACTTCTGGTGGTATAACAAAAGCCATATGGCAGCTGGCAACCCGGTCCTTCTTGATATTCATCCTCGGCGCTACAAAACATTCTTCTGGTTGAACTCTATCTCTTTCATGGCCTCCATTGTCGTCATCTTGTATCTCTTGAATACATCTATCTGGAAGATGGATGTACCACTTGAAGTACTACACTTGATCATGATATTAGACCTGTTGGCCCTCGTGACAGCTTTTGCTGCTGGAAGCTGCCGGAAATTCAGAACTTCATTCTATGTCTATGGACTAGTTCTCGCTGTTGTAATATACCTTGTGATTGTAGTTTTGCTGTCCAAGAGCATTGCTGACTTTCTAAAGCCAGGGGATACAAGTGGTAGTTCCTCTCAGAGACATACTAAGCCAGGGGATACAAGTGGTAGTTCCTCTCAGAGACATACTAATGGTGCGTCGGGAACAGAACCCCTGATAATTGAACAAGAAGTTTGA
- the LOC120703354 gene encoding uncharacterized protein LOC120703354 isoform X2: MANGKQPELVIALPSIAPTPKRGTDRSEDSSTHEGSTGELGMATGSTRQESIHGSSTTNLLVRSPEYKAAVDFELLWRLRKYLVLLGTLAVSVTYNAGLTPPGGFWTQKKDGHDAGDPILRARFFLRHEVFFYCNATAFAASLVLIILLLSKHVTRQKLWLRSMQFTMILDLFSLMGAYAAGSCRAVKSSIYIWVLVLAVFVYIVIHILLYIRVVPKWLKNRVQSALRQILRKWGVHEDQRSIPQIEDVEEARKFMLMLVTFCATITYQAGLSPPGGFWAENEENQDPATSMLRSKNLARYNFFVSCNSTSFVASLVTIILLLSPELSRHGIRSRAVSVCVVADLLGLMGAYAAGSCRTVVQSFFVVFIAILVWIFIALLAGSFVIKPVADCLRNIKVSCMYRVGRVFSLEYGRNRSTNTMEENSVSSHQQTAVRVTDSAEQVSALEPEHQSAYHQQVPNVKEGEPPRELQSTGDEQEQTATTEEVVSGTGHTLANDQQSKNADILYNQEGQSAYQSVAKVASSKADMKKQFSSIDDLKTSNIVGMSPDHKSIDTQKIANMMGQSSSIDVQEPTVMPVEEFSKHITLSRDHSGATNNLTTEKESSDVPMKTNEIEIVRTNEDIRPNENGYTDNYEGAPRQADSKQNARGNVTDKHLKKSRTYLLLLAILAISLTYQSGLNPPGGFWSKQENNNLTGGFITKDTLHRSYHLPGDPILEDNNHQRYIAFFYLNAIAFVASVVMIIMLLNRRMSDKVMKRYALQTAMIVDLLSLTGSYLTGSCRKMKNSIYILLLLCLVFAYVLIHVLIAIHVIPKGWKQLVSEKLEHLSCKHLWPRIEPGHNQGGEGNEKNWERRRKLLLMLAVLSATITYQAGMSPPGGVWSDNKGVSGKPGYPILQDNNLKRYDVFYYSNSVSFVSSVAITILLVNRQSCEHGIKFYALQVCSVVGLVALLIAYASGTCRKAKQSIYLIIIAVAVLLSVVIQVFLLSSTHSTLGGPFGRCMKCLLEWFFGATEAVQESNSNKQESSDHRAKKARKRHKYLLLLAIVAASITYQAGLSPPGGFWSDDDGIHTRSNPVLNPHADFWWYNKSHMAAGNPVLLDIHPRRYKTFFWLNSISFMASIVVILYLLNTSIWKMDVPLEVLHLIMILDLLALVTAFAAGSCRKFRTSFYVYGLVLAVVIYLVIVVLLSKSIADFLKPGDTSGSSSQRHTKPGDTSGSSSQRHTNGASGTEPLIIEQEV; encoded by the exons ATGGCAAATGGCAAGCAGCCCGAGCTTGTCATTGCTCTGCCCAGCATAGCTCCTACTCCGAAACGAGGCACTGATCGCAGTGAAGACAGCAGCACCCATGAAGGCAGTACAGGGGAGCTTGGAATGGCCACGGGCAGCACCAGGCAAGAATCCATCCATGGTTCGTCCACCACAAATTTGTTAGTGCGTAGCCCTGAATACAAAGCAGCTGTTGATTTTGAGCTGTTGTGGAGACTGCGGAAGTATCTGGTGCTCCTTGGAACCTTAGCTGTTAGTGTGACATACAATGCTGGGTTAACGCCACCAGGGGGATTCTGGACACAGAAGAAGGACGGGCATGATGCCGGTGACCCTATCCTTCGCGCTAGGTTCTTCCTGCGGCATGAGGTATTTTTTTACTGCAATGCAACAGCATTTGCTGCATCTCTTGTGTTAATCATCTTGCTTCTTAGTAAGCATGTGACCAGGCAGAAGTTGTGGCTCCGTTCAATGCAATTCACTATGATACTAGACCTATTCAGCTTGATGGGGGCCTATGCTGCTGGAAGCTGCAGAGCAGTAAAGTCATCCATTTACATCTGGGTTCTGGTCCTTGCTGTTTTCGTATATATTGTGATTCATATACTCTTATACATAAGAGTTGTTCCAAAATGGCTGAAAAATAGGGTGCAATCTGCACTGCGCCAGATTCTACGCAAGTGGGGTGTCCATGAGGACCAAAGGAGCATCCCTCAAATCGAAGATGTTGAGGAGGCTCGCAAGTTCATGTTGATGCTTGTGACTTTTTGTGCAACTATCACATACCAGGCAGGGTTGAGTCCGCCGGGTGGTTTTTGGGCTGAAAATGAGGAAAATCAGGATCCAGCTACTTCGATGCTTCGCAGCAAAAACCTTGCTCGTTACAATTTTTTTGTTAGTTGCAACTCAACTTCCTTTGTTGCTTCTCTGGTCACCATCATACTGCTTCTGAGCCCAGAATTGAGCAGGCATGGCATAAGGTCCAGAGCAGTGAGTGTCTGTGTTGTAGCTGACCTATTGGGCCTGATGGGAGCATATGCTGCAGGAAGCTGTAGAACTGTGGTACAATCTTTCTTTGTTGTTTTCATTGCTATATTGGTGTGGATCTTCATTGCACTTCTGGCTGGGTCTTTTGTTATCAAACCTGTTGCAGACTGTCTTAGAAACATCAAAGTGAGCTGCATGTATAGAGTTGGCCGGGTCTTTTCACTGGAATATGGTAGGAATAGATCAACAAATACAATGGAGGAGAATTCAGTTTCAAGTCATCAGCAAACTGCAGTGCGTGTAACAGATTCAGCAGAACAAGTTAGTGCTCTTGAACCAGAACATCAGTCTGCATACCATCAGCAAGTTCCAAATGTCAAAGAAGGTGAGCCCCCCAGAGAGCTTCAATCTACTGGTGATGAACAAGAACAAACTGCAACTACTGAAGAGGTTGTGTCTGGCACTGGGCATACATTGGCGAATGACCAACAATCCAAAAATGCAGATATCCTGTACAACCAAGAAGGCCAATCTGCATACCAGTCAGTTGCTAAAGTGGCTTCGTCCAAAGCAG ATATGAAGAAACAGTTTTCATCCATAGATGATCTCAAGACTTCAAATATAGTTGGCATGTCCCCTGATCATAAATCTATAGATACCCAGAAAATTGCAAATATGATGGGGCAATCTTCATCTATTGATGTTCAAGAGCCTACAGTCATGCCAGTTGAAGAGTTTTCCAAACACATAACATTGTCCAGGGATCATAGTGGAGCCACCAATAACCTCACTACGGAAAAAGAGTCCTCTGATGTGCCGATGAAAACCAATGAGATAGAAATTGTCAGAACTAATGAAGATATTAGACCAAATGAGAATGGCTACACTGACAACTATGAAGGAGCTCCCAGACAGGCTGACAGTAAACAAAATGCTAGAGGCAATGTAACTGATAAACATCTCAAGAAATCCCGCACATATCTACTACTACTTGCCATTCTTGCAATATCTCTGACATACCAATCTGGTTTGAATCCACCCGGTGGTTTCTGGTCAAAACAAGAGAACAATAATTTAACTGGTGGTTTCATCACTAAGGACACTCTTCATCGGTCATACCATTTACCTGGTGATCCCATCCTTGAGGATAATAACCATCAACGGTATATTGCATTCTTCTATTTAAATGCCATCGCCTTTGTTGCATCTGTTGTCATGATCATTATGCTCCTGAACCGGAGGATGAGTGACAAGGTTATGAAACGATACGCACTGCAGACAGCAATGATAGTGGATCTTCTTTCTCTAACTGGGTCTTATCTTACGGGGAGCTGTAGGAAGATGAAGAATTCCATCTACATCTTGCTGTTGTTATGCCTTGTATTTGCTTATGTTCTCATCCATGTTTTGATAGCAATACATGTAATCCCTAAAGGGTGGAAACAGCTTGTGTCAGAAAAGCTTGAGCACCTGTCCTGCAAGCATTTATGGCCAAGAATTGAGCCTGGACACAACCAGGGAGGTGAAGGTAATGAGAAGAACTGGGAGAGGAGACGTAAGCTACTATTGATGCTTGCTGTTCTATCAGCGACTATCACATACCAAGCTGGCATGAGCCCTCCAGGAGGTGTATGGTCTGATAACAAGGGTGTCAGTGGCAAACCTGGCTATCCAATCCTTCAGGACAACAATTTGAAACGCTATGATGTTTTCTACTACTCAAATTCAGTCTCGTTTGTGTCATCTGTAGCTATCACAATACTACTTGTGAACAGGCAATCCTGTGAGCATGGTATCAAGTTTTATGCGTTGCAAGTATGCTCAGTGGTGGGCTTGGTTGCCCTCTTGATTGCCTATGCTTCAGGAACCTGCAGGAAAGCAAAACAATCTATTTATCTTATCATCATTGCCGTTGCAGTTCTGCTCTCTGTTGTGATTCAAGTGTTTCTGCTCTCTTCGACACATAGTACACTGGGAGGGCCATTTGGCAGATGCATGAAATGTCTACTTGAGTGGTTTTTTGGTGCGACTGAGGCTGTGCAAGAAAGTAATTCTAACAAGCAAGAAAGTTCAGATCATCGTGCAAAAAAGGCTCGGAAGAGGCATAAGTATCTGCTGCTGCTTGCAATTGTCGCAGCTTCTATCACGTACCAAGCTGGCCTAAGCCCACCTGGTGGCTTCTGGTCTGACGATGATGGCATCCATACAAGAAGCAATCCTGTCCTAAACCCCCATGCTGACTTCTGGTGGTATAACAAAAGCCATATGGCAGCTGGCAACCCGGTCCTTCTTGATATTCATCCTCGGCGCTACAAAACATTCTTCTGGTTGAACTCTATCTCTTTCATGGCCTCCATTGTCGTCATCTTGTATCTCTTGAATACATCTATCTGGAAGATGGATGTACCACTTGAAGTACTACACTTGATCATGATATTAGACCTGTTGGCCCTCGTGACAGCTTTTGCTGCTGGAAGCTGCCGGAAATTCAGAACTTCATTCTATGTCTATGGACTAGTTCTCGCTGTTGTAATATACCTTGTGATTGTAGTTTTGCTGTCCAAGAGCATTGCTGACTTTCTAAAGCCAGGGGATACAAGTGGTAGTTCCTCTCAGAGACATACTAAGCCAGGGGATACAAGTGGTAGTTCCTCTCAGAGACATACTAATGGTGCGTCGGGAACAGAACCCCTGATAATTGAACAAGAAGTTTGA